ACGCGCTGATCGCCAACAACCAGGGGCGGCTCGGCAAGGAGCTGCGCACCGACGTCGGCGACGGCGAGTCATTGAGCCTGTACGCCGCATTCAACGAGCACGACGAAGCGCGCTACGTGGTCGAAAGCATCGAGGACGCCCTGCGCAAGGAAGGCCTCAAGCGCAGCGAGATCGCCATTCTCTATCGCTCCAACGCCCAGTCGCGGGTGCTGGAGGAGGCGCTGCTGCGCGAGAAGATCCCCTACCGCATCTATGGCGGCCAGCGCTTCTTCGAGCGCGCCGAGATCAAGAACGCCATGGCCTACCTGCGCCTGCTCGACGGCCGCGGCAACGACGCGGCGCTGGAGCGCATCATCAACGTGCCGGCGCGCGGTATCGGCGAGAAAACCATCGAGACCATCCGCGAATACGCCCGCGTCCATGAGGTGCACATGTGGCAGGCGATCCGCCTGATGCTGGCGGCCAAGGCCCTGCCTGGCCGCGCCTCGGCGGCGCTGGCGGCCTTCATCGAGCTGATCGATGGCCTGGCCGACAAGGTGCTGGCCATGCCCCTGCACCAGATGACCCAGGTGGTCATCGAGCAGAGCGGCCTGCTTGCCTACCACGAGGCGGAAAAGGGCGAGAAGGGCCAGGCCCGGGTGGAGAACCTGGAGGAACTGGTCAGCGCCGCGCGCGCCTTCGAGAACGACGAGGACGAGGAACTGAGCCCGTTGCAGGCCTTCCTCACCCACGCCTCGATGGAAGCCGGGGACACCCAGGCCGCCGAGAACGAGGACAGCATTCAACTGATGACCCTGCACAGTGCCAAGGGCCTGGAATTCCCCCTGGTATTCCTGGTGGGCATGGAAGAGGGTCTGTTCCCGCACAAGATGAGCCTGGAAGAACCGGGCCGTCTGGAAGAAGAACGCCGCCTGGCCTATGTCGGCATTACCCGTGCCATGCACAAGCTGGTGATCAGTTACGCCGAAACCCGGCGTCTCTACGGCAGCGAGACCTACAACAAGGTGTCGCGCTTCGTCCGCGAAATACCCGCACCGCTGATCCAGGAAGTGCGCCTGTCGGGCAGCGTCAGCCGCCCGGTGAGCACAGGCTCGATGACAGGTGGCAGCCTGTTCGCCGGCAGCGCCGTGCCGCAGACGCCCTTCAGCCTGGGCCAGCGTGTGCGCCACAGCCTGTTCGGCGAGGGCACCATCCTCAACTTCGAGGGGGCAGGCGCCCAGGCGCGGGTACAGGTGAATTTCGAAAACGAAGGCAGCAAATGGCTGATGCTGGCTTATGCCAAGCTCGAAGCCTGTTAGAACCTACCGTATCTGGAGAAACATCGATGAAACGCCGCAATCTGTTCGGCGCCGCTCTGGCCCTGATGGCCACCATCGGCCTGGTTGGCTGCAAGGACGACAAGGCCGGCAGCGAACAAGCCGCTGCCAAGCCGGCAGAAACCATCCACTGGAAGATGGTCACCTCCTGGCCGAAGAACTTCCCCGGCCTGGGCACCGCCGCCGAGCGCCTGGCCCAGCGCATCAACGCCATGAGCGCCGGACGCCTGACCGTCAAGGTGTACGCCGCCGGCGAACTGGTACCGGCGCTGGAAGTGTTCGACGCCGTCTCCCGCGGCACCGCCGAGATGGGCCACGGCACCCCCTACTACTGGAAAGGCAAGGTACCGGCCGCGCAGTTCTTCAGCAGCGTGCCGTTCGGCCTCTCCACCCTGGAAATGAACGCCTGGCTCAGCCACGGCGGCGGCCAGGCGCTGTGGGAAGAAACCTACGCGCCCTACGGCGTGAAACCCCTGGCTGCCGGCAACACCACCATGCAGATGGCCGGTTGGTTCAACAAAGAGATCAACAGCCTGGAGGACATCAAGGGCCTGAAGATCCGCATGCCAGGCCTGGGCGGCGAAGTCTGGAGCAAGCTCGGCGCGATCACCGTCAACCTGCCCGGCGGCGAGATCTTCACCTCCCTGCAGACCGGCGCCATCGACGCCACCGACTGGGTCGGCCCCTACAACGACCTGGCCTTCGGCCTGCACAAGGCGGCCAAGTACTACTACTACCCGGGCTGGCAGGAACCGCAGGCGGTGGTCGAGGCGATGGTCAACCAGAAAGCCTTCGACGCTCTGCCGGCCGACCTGCAGGCCATCGTCACCGAGGCCGCCCGCGCCGCCACCCTGGACATGATGGACGACTACGTGTTCAACAACGCCAAGGCCCTGCAGAGCCTCAAGCAAGAAGGCGTGCAGCTCAAGCGCCTGCCGGATGACGTGCTGCAGGCCATGCGCAAGGAGTCCGAGGCGGTGCTGAGCAGCCTGGCGGCGCAGAACGACCTCAACGGCCGCATCTGGGCCTCGCAGAAAGCCTTCCTCGAACAGGCCAGCGCCATGCAGACGCTGACCGAGAAAGAGCTGTACAACTGGCGTTAAGCCAACCGAACGGGGCCGAAACAGGCCCCGTTTTTCTTAGAGATAACTGCCCATGCGTCTTCGTTCTCTGTTGCTCCTGCCTCTGCTCGCCCTCGGCCTGATCGGCTGCAAGGACGATTCCGCACCTGCCAACCAGGCCGCTGCGCCCGCGCAGACCTTCCATTGGAAGATGGTTACCACCTGGCCGAAGAACGCCCCCGGCACCGGCACCGCCGCCGAACGTCTGGCCGAACGCATCAACGCTATGAGTGCCGGGCGTCTGACCATCAAGGTCTACGCCGCTGGCGAGCTGGTGCCGGCGCTGGAAGTGTTCGACGCCGTCTCCCGTGGCACCGCCGAGCTGGGCCACGGCACGCCCTACTACTGGAAGGGCAAGGTGCCCGCCGCGCAGTTCTTCGGTGCCGTGCCCTTCGGCCTGTCGACCCTGGAGATGAACGCCTGGCTCAGCCACGGCGGTGGCCAGGCGCTGTGGGACGAGGCCTACGCCCCCTTCGGCGTCAAACCGCTGACCGCGGGCAACAGCACCATGCAGATGGGCGGCTGGTTCAACAAGGAAATCAACGGCCTGGACGACATCAAAGGCCTCAAGATCCGCATGCCGGGCCTCGGCGGCGAAGTCTGGAGCCGCCTCGGCGCCACCACCGTGGTGCTGCCCGGCGGCGAGATCTTCACCGCGCTGCAGACCGGCGCCATCGACGCCACCGACTGGGTCAGCCCCTACAACGACCTGGCCTTCGGCCTGCAGAAAGCCGCCAAGTATTACTACTACCCGGGCTGGCAGGAGCCACAGTCGGTGCTCGAGCTGCTGATCAACCAGAAGGCCTTCGACGCCCTGCCGGCCGACCTGCAGGCCATCGTCACCGAGGCCGCCCGCGCCGCCACCCTGGACATGATGGATGACTACGTGTTCAACAATGCCCTGGCCCTGGACGAGCTGAAAAAGAGCGGCACCCTGCTCAAACGCTTCCCCGATCCCGTGCTGCAGGCCATGCAGCACGAAACCGACCAGGTACTCGGCGAGCTGGCCGCGCAGAGCGAGCTCAACGGCCGCATCTGGGCCTCGATGAAAGCCTTCCAGGCACTGGCCAGCTCGATGCAGGCCCTGACGGAGAAAGAGCTGTACGACTGGCGCTGAGCCCTTTCATGGCCTGCCACTGGGGCAGGCCAGCGCTACAAGCAAAAGCCAGAAACATTCTGTACCTGGCCAACCCAGAGCGCCCCGTGCAAGATGCGGCGCAGCGTTCCCTATCAAGAGAGAAGACCCTGATGCAGCGTTTCCTCAGTATCGCCATGGTGCTTTGCCTGGCCCTGACCTTCAGCTTCGAGGCCCATGCCAAGCGCTTCGGCGGCGGCAAGTCGTTCGGCTCCGCCCCCAGCCACCAGACCCGCCAGGCCGCGCCGCAATCGCAGCCGGCGGCAACCGCCCCCACCGCTGGTCGCCAACCGGCAGCCGCCAGTGGCGCCTCGCGCTGGCTCGGCCCGCTGGCCGGCCTGGCCGCTGGCGGCCTGCTGGCCTCGATGTTCATGGGCGACGGCTTCGAGGGCCTGCAAATCATGGACTTCCTGATCTTCGGCCTGATCGCCTTCCTGATCTTCCGCTTCCTCGCTGCCCGTCGTGCCCAGCAGCAACCGCAAACCGCCGCCGCTGGCGCACCCTACCAGCGCGAGATGCCGGCCAGCGCCGCACCCACCTCGATCTTCGGTGGCAGCGCCGCCGCTGCGCGCCCGGTGATCAACGCCCCGGCCTGGTTCAACGAGCAGAGCTTCCTGGCCGCTGGCCGCGAGCACTTCATGAACCTGCAGCAGCACTGGGACGCGAACGAGATGGACAAGATCGCCGAGTTCGTCACCCCGCAGTTGCTGGACTTCCTCAAGCGCGAGCGCGCCGAGCTGGGTGACGGCTTCCAGTCCACCTACATCGACGAACTGCAGGTGCAGCTCGATGGCGTCGACGACAACGCCGAGAAGACCATCGCTACCCTGACCTTCAGCGGTGTGTCGAAGACCTCGCGTTTCGATCAGGGCGAGCCGTTCAGCGAAAGCTGGCGCCTGGAACGTGCCCAGGGCGACAACCAGCCCTGGTTGATCGCAGGCATCCGTCAGAACTGATCGCGCAGCGCGT
The genomic region above belongs to Pseudomonas sp. GOM7 and contains:
- the uvrD gene encoding DNA helicase II, which produces MQNDPELLLASLNDAQVQAVAAPLGRQLVLAGAGSGKTRVLVHRIAFLIQAMGASPHSILSVTFTNKAAAEMRHRIEDMLGHNPAGMWVGTFHGLAHRLLRAHWQEAGLAENFQILDSDDQQRLIKRVIRDLGLDEQRWPAKQAQWFINGQKDEGIRPQGIQASGDLFLATMRGIYEAYEAACARTGVIDFAELLLRALDLWRDNPGGILQHYQRRFRHILVDEFQDTNAVQYAWLRFLAQGGDSLMVVGDDDQSIYGWRGAKIENIQQFDQDFADTQIIRLEQNYRSTANILNAANALIANNQGRLGKELRTDVGDGESLSLYAAFNEHDEARYVVESIEDALRKEGLKRSEIAILYRSNAQSRVLEEALLREKIPYRIYGGQRFFERAEIKNAMAYLRLLDGRGNDAALERIINVPARGIGEKTIETIREYARVHEVHMWQAIRLMLAAKALPGRASAALAAFIELIDGLADKVLAMPLHQMTQVVIEQSGLLAYHEAEKGEKGQARVENLEELVSAARAFENDEDEELSPLQAFLTHASMEAGDTQAAENEDSIQLMTLHSAKGLEFPLVFLVGMEEGLFPHKMSLEEPGRLEEERRLAYVGITRAMHKLVISYAETRRLYGSETYNKVSRFVREIPAPLIQEVRLSGSVSRPVSTGSMTGGSLFAGSAVPQTPFSLGQRVRHSLFGEGTILNFEGAGAQARVQVNFENEGSKWLMLAYAKLEAC
- a CDS encoding TRAP transporter substrate-binding protein; its protein translation is MKRRNLFGAALALMATIGLVGCKDDKAGSEQAAAKPAETIHWKMVTSWPKNFPGLGTAAERLAQRINAMSAGRLTVKVYAAGELVPALEVFDAVSRGTAEMGHGTPYYWKGKVPAAQFFSSVPFGLSTLEMNAWLSHGGGQALWEETYAPYGVKPLAAGNTTMQMAGWFNKEINSLEDIKGLKIRMPGLGGEVWSKLGAITVNLPGGEIFTSLQTGAIDATDWVGPYNDLAFGLHKAAKYYYYPGWQEPQAVVEAMVNQKAFDALPADLQAIVTEAARAATLDMMDDYVFNNAKALQSLKQEGVQLKRLPDDVLQAMRKESEAVLSSLAAQNDLNGRIWASQKAFLEQASAMQTLTEKELYNWR
- a CDS encoding Tim44 domain-containing protein; the encoded protein is MQRFLSIAMVLCLALTFSFEAHAKRFGGGKSFGSAPSHQTRQAAPQSQPAATAPTAGRQPAAASGASRWLGPLAGLAAGGLLASMFMGDGFEGLQIMDFLIFGLIAFLIFRFLAARRAQQQPQTAAAGAPYQREMPASAAPTSIFGGSAAAARPVINAPAWFNEQSFLAAGREHFMNLQQHWDANEMDKIAEFVTPQLLDFLKRERAELGDGFQSTYIDELQVQLDGVDDNAEKTIATLTFSGVSKTSRFDQGEPFSESWRLERAQGDNQPWLIAGIRQN
- a CDS encoding TRAP transporter substrate-binding protein produces the protein MRLRSLLLLPLLALGLIGCKDDSAPANQAAAPAQTFHWKMVTTWPKNAPGTGTAAERLAERINAMSAGRLTIKVYAAGELVPALEVFDAVSRGTAELGHGTPYYWKGKVPAAQFFGAVPFGLSTLEMNAWLSHGGGQALWDEAYAPFGVKPLTAGNSTMQMGGWFNKEINGLDDIKGLKIRMPGLGGEVWSRLGATTVVLPGGEIFTALQTGAIDATDWVSPYNDLAFGLQKAAKYYYYPGWQEPQSVLELLINQKAFDALPADLQAIVTEAARAATLDMMDDYVFNNALALDELKKSGTLLKRFPDPVLQAMQHETDQVLGELAAQSELNGRIWASMKAFQALASSMQALTEKELYDWR